From the genome of Triticum aestivum cultivar Chinese Spring chromosome 1A, IWGSC CS RefSeq v2.1, whole genome shotgun sequence:
AAAAAATTCAATGTATATGGCTCAGCCTACTTTTTTTCATGGGGTATCTTTATCCATATGCCATCATAGTTGAAAGATACACCGGCATGTATAATGAAGGTGAACAATTTTATTCAGAACATGAGAGTGATTAACAACCCACACTAAAAACAAACAAGGATAAAACATTGTGATGGAGAACTATCACATTATTAAGCACCATGCATGACACAGAGGCATCCATAAAGTTCATACTACCATAGTACCTAGTTATTGCCACTGCCGCTGCCGCTCGGGTAGTAGCAGTAATCAGAATCCGAACACGTCCATCTCCTCAAACTTTTTCCCTCTCGGCCTTGGCAACCCTCCATAGTGAGCTCTCTCTCACGGTCGCCGGAACGATCTTGGGCGCGGCGAAGGAGAACTTTGATGCCGGCAGGTTCGCCCTATACTCCGGGTTATCCTGGAGGAACTTCTCCACGTCGCTGCCGGACCGCGCGCGCTTCCCGTTGGGTAGCAAGTAGTAGGTGTCCATCTTGGACAGGTCACGCCGCATGATCACCAGCCGCTCCGTCGCAGGTGGCGGGCGCGGGATGCCTGGCTTGTCCATGACCCAGATGCAGCTGCTGTCGCACGGAATGTCTTCCGGCTGCTTGCAGGAACGGCCGGCGCTGGGGTCCCTGTCACAGAACCAGGGGTCCTCGGCTAAGCTCTCGCGGATCGTCTCGAACTCCTCTTTCGTTGGGATCTTGCGCCATTTCTTACATTTGTAGCATTGGACCGTGTACATGCCGATGGAGTCCTTCAAACTTTTCTTAGTCTGTCAAATCATCCCAAATTAGTTTAAGGTGGCACGTGTACTAGTAGTTGGTTGTATCAGGCAAGACAAACAGATTATATGAAGTACCAAATTGAATGTACATGGTTAGGACATCAGAAGAATTATCTAATGAAGTAATAACATGAATAAAGTGAGAATATGAATGTACATGGTTATGAAATCTAAAGAatggaaaaacaagaagaaaaaatgCCAAGGACGCGTAGAATTTTCTCAAGTTCCATATCGCTTACTTTCTGACAGTCCTCCCGTACTCTATCCATTATCCTCATCATAAGGTTCATTAGGAAACAAACAAGATTTGCTTGCAAGAGCTTGGTGTTTGAACGAATTAAATTTTGAATGACATGTTTCTTATAGTATGATAAATGGAACCACATATAATTTTTTACTCCCTCCATTTAAAAATATATTGCACATTAGCCTTGGTGAAAATTTATAAATATTGGTCAAAATATATGACGATCATTGTGTTGCTGTCAACAGGAAGGGAAACCCTATCCCCTTCTGCCCCGGCTCGGAGGCGCGGAGCTGGCGAGTCACAACCACACAGCTTTCCACCGAAGAACACCAATCCAAAGAAGAATCAACACTTGCTGGAACTTCCAATCTCCACAGAAAAACTAATGTTCGGACTCAGAACCGAGGAGCACCCACCAACCACATCACAACCACAAGGCACCGTCTACGCCCAACCGGAGACAGGTTTCAAGCTTTCGCTAGGAATCCGGGTCAGGATCTAGAGGATAAACCTAAGTGGCACCTCTAGGGAGaaaatcaacacacacacacacacacacacacacacacacacacaagcatgttaCCATGACCGGAGAACCAAACAAGGGTTTCCCCGGAATCGATCCTACACCACCAGCCCCGCTAGAACCAGATCCAGCGATCAAGGCTACAAAGCAGACAGGGCCAGTGGGGGAATTAATTGAGGAGGAGATGAGCTTGACCTTCAGATCTGGAGCAGAAGGTGGGGAATCCGGGTTGCGACCACAATCAGCCGAATCCTCTCCACCCGTGTAGCCAAGGAAGCCGGCTAGCACATCTGACAAATGCTTCCTCACCGTCCGAGGCCGCCGCCTTGGCGTCCAAGGTCCTCCGCTAGGGAACGAATCGGCAAAATTGTCACCACGACCTTCATCGCCAACCACACAGGCTGGCCCGGCGACCACCTTGGGTGGCGACATGGGACGGAGAGGGGGGAGGGTGTGGCGGCGCTGGGGAAACCCTAGTCGCCCTTGAGTCACCAGATTCAATGGAGTGATAGGAAAAAGCTCGAAGCCGAGCATCCAAAAAGTTGTTTGGGAGGACAATGTGAGGTGTGGCTGCTTTCTTTTATGTAATCTATGTCTTTTTAGATTAGTTGTCTTTCCTTTctttatttgtttcttttcttcccttcttgGCTTATCTCAACCCTTCTTTATCTTTctgtttctttctttatttttttttatATTCTTTGCTCACTCCTAGTTGTACTAATAACCTCTATTTGTCTTTTAGTTTATAAAAGTTGGAGTGGGgtttttaccctactgtttatagtcaaaaaaattCCCAAGGCAATCCACTAGCAAGTAGTGTAGTCTGAACTCAAAAAACCTGTCAACAAAGTTAGTGGCATTCATTTTTATGGTTGATCCATTTTTTTAGAAAGAAAGGTGATCCTATTAGTAATCAACATAGAATGATTAGGTTTGGACATAATATTCTTAGATATCGacctaggaagaagaagaagaaactaaaAAGAAGCATGAAACCATAATCGAATTGTGGAATTATCTCATCAGCCATC
Proteins encoded in this window:
- the LOC123145230 gene encoding methyl-CpG-binding domain-containing protein 4-like translates to MLGFELFPITPLNLVTQGRLGFPQRRHTLPPLRPMSPPKVVAGPACVVGDEGRGDNFADSFPSGGPWTPRRRPRTVRKHLSDVLAGFLGYTGGEDSADCGRNPDSPPSAPDLKTKKSLKDSIGMYTVQCYKCKKWRKIPTKEEFETIRESLAEDPWFCDRDPSAGRSCKQPEDIPCDSSCIWVMDKPGIPRPPPATERLVIMRRDLSKMDTYYLLPNGKRARSGSDVEKFLQDNPEYRANLPASKFSFAAPKIVPATVRESSLWRVAKAEREKV